A genome region from Oenanthe melanoleuca isolate GR-GAL-2019-014 chromosome 14, OMel1.0, whole genome shotgun sequence includes the following:
- the TMC5 gene encoding transmembrane channel-like protein 5 isoform X4, which produces MSYYHNEAFENPDYHFSETLEIDRRGSSQRNPFSHESPYDSSLHGSYGEHRGREQNYPVAIPMASLGPGSDYQDLPSTSPYGHFTDNLSFEPEPELTYTPHSTFHLLDYPYTHGTSSGSEDSFIRRRNRRPPDEILVASSSMSETQPGSSEEEDLIGSLASMSTKERIKAIQKMPETMRKKREIRNEVLKEITKKANHGAQPSCCTQCLQGAAVSFRRFGNSLSEHFHQLRVWHKTLKIIGAEFGTSVLSYFVFLTWLLNFNIFSFLINFSFITIPQFLAAEPNNLSFTGLELLTGAGYFQQTVLYYGFYTNATISKIENGPSYNMQLAYIFTVGIYFVICFLILLFSMAKFFSRNFINPQEISVNASKLLCTWDFNITNDKAVKLKQKNLCTQIKEGLTEINKEVLNFSAMERVIRVGVHLIAWVASLGIAVAACAGVYFLSMNNLELFMKGYRNDLESQAAMLVLPVVVSLLNTLIPFFFSWLGHLEKFQTPGQHIYVTITRNIILKMSIVGILCYYWLNIVAASESQCWETLVGQDLYRLVLVDFIFCLLGSFFGEFLRRIIGTTVCLNLGLPEFDIGRNVLDLIYAQTLTWIGILFSPLLPGIQMIAFFIVFFVKKVSLMRNCQPPCKVWRTSQMMTSFIFLLFCPSFLGVLSVIGVTVWRLKPSEGCGPFRGLSSMYAAVAEWIQVLENYTISKWVVWIYHNLITSELFFFILSSFVLIVTYLYWEIIQGRKTMTKLLRQQINNAGKDKMFLLKKLRVQQRASRSSSALGGRGQQRSSSSYHPPQQPAQEVPDYLERAFDRNQNTSYNEHPFSAEISSSSDYLPGPQRSPPGPRSRFSVPAGPQRSPPGPRSRFSVPAGPQRSPPGPRSRFSVPAGPQRSPPGPRSRFSVPAGPQRSPPGPRSRFSVPAGPELSPPGRSPGAPRALELALRARAAALRGDSDGFQP; this is translated from the exons ATGTCTTATTATCACAATGAAGCCTTTGAAAATCCAGACTACCACTTCTCAGAGACACTGGAAATTGATAGAAG GGGGAGTTCTCAAAGGAATCCATTCTCTCATGAAAGTCCTTATGATTCATCTCTGCATGGTTCCTATGGAGAAcacagagggagggagcagaacTACCCTGTGGCCATCCCCATGGCCTCCCTGGGACCTGGCTCTGACTACCAGGATTTACCCAGCACGAGTCCATATGGACATTTCACAG ACAACCTTTCCTTTGAGCCTGAGCCAGAACTGACTTACACCCCACATTCTACCTTCCATCTGCTGGATTATCCCTACACTCATGGAACTTCCAGTGGATCAGAAG ACAGCTTCATTCGGAGACGGAACCGCAGACCCCCTGATGAGATCCTCGTGGCTTCTTCCAGCATGTCTGAAACACAGCCAGGGAGCAGTGAAG AGGAAGATTTAATTGGAAGTCTTGCAAGTATGTCCACCAAAGAAAGGATTAAAGCAATCCAGAAGATGCCAGAGACaatgagaaaaaagagagagatcag AAATGAAGTTCttaaagaaataacaaaaaaagcaaaccatgGTGCTCAACCTTCCTGCTGTACACAGTgtctgcaaggagcagcagtg TCATTTCGACGATTTGGGAACAGCCTTTCAGAACATTTCCACCAACTGAGGGTTTGGCACAAGACTCTGAAGATCATTGGTGCTGAGTTTGGAACCAGTGTCCTTTCTTACTTCGTTTTCTTGACGTGGCTGCTGAATTTTAACATCTTCTCATTCCTCATAAACTTCAGTTTCATCACAATTCCTCAGTTTCTTGCAGCAGAACCAAATAACCTTTCATTCACgggcctggagctgctcactgGAGCT GGTTATTTTCAACAAACAGTGCTCTACTATGGCTTTTACACCAATGCTACAATCAGTAAAATAGAGAATGGTCCCTCTTACAACATGCAGCTGGCCTATATTTTTACTGTTGGAATATATTTTGTCATCTGTTTTCTTATCTTGTTGTTCAG CATGGCAAAATTCTTCTCCAGGAACTTCATTAACCCTCAGGAGATCTCTGTGAATGCCAGCAAGCTGCTCTGCACTTGGGATTTCAATATAACCAATGACAAAGCTGTGAAGCTGAAACAGAAGAATCTCTGCACACAAATAAAG GAAGGCCTCACTGAAATAAACAAAGAAGTTCTAAATTTTTCTGCAATGGAGAGAGTTATTCGTGTTGGTGTTCATCTCATTGCCTGGGTTGCTTCCCTGGGAATAGCAGTAGCTGCTTGTGCTGGTGTTTACTTCCTCTCCATGAATAACCTCGAG CTGTTTATGAAGGGATATAGAAATGACCTAGAGAGCCAAGCTGCCATGTTGGTGCTCCCTGTGGTTGTATCTCTCCTCAACACTTTGATCCCATTCTTCTTCTCCTGGCTTGGGCACCTGGAGAAGTTTCAGACTCCTGGACAGCACATATATGTCACTATTACCAG AAATATCATCCTGAAAATGTCAATTGTTGGAATACTGTGCTACTACTGGCTTAACATCGTGGCTGCCTCAGAATCACAG TGCTGGGAAACTTTGGTTGGCCAAGATCTCTATCGTCTTGTTCTAGTTGACTTCATCTTTTGTTTGCTGGGCTCTTTCTTTGGAGAGTTTTTACGAAG AATTATTGGAACTACAGTCTGCCTGAACCTGGGGCTGCCAGAATTTGATATTGGACGAAATGTTTTAGATTTGATCTATGCACAGACTTTGACCTG GATTGGTATCCTGTTCTCACCTCTGTTGCCTGGTATCCAGATGATAGCATTTTTTATAgtattttttgtgaaaaag GTCAGTCTGATGAGGAATTGCCAGCCCCCTTGCAAGGTCTGGAGAACTTCTCAGATGATGACATCcttcattttcctcctgttttgtccttccttccttggaGTCCTGTCTGTCATTGGAGTCACTGTCTGGAG GTTAAAGCCTTCAGAAGGATGTGGTCCTTTCAGAGGTTTGTCTTCCATGTATGCTGCAGTTGCTGAGTGGATACAAGTACTGGAAAATTACACTATCTCAAAATGGGTTGTGTGGATCTACCATAACTTAATTACAAGTGaacttttcttcttcatcctctCTAGTTTTGTACT aatTGTTACTTATCTTTACTGGGAAATAATACAAGGAAGAAAGACCATGACCAAACTCTTACGTCAGCAAATTAATAAT GCAGGGAAAGATAAGATGTTTCTACTCAAAAAGCTGCGGGTACAGCAAAGGGCAAGTCGAAGCTCCTCTGCACTGGGAGGAAGAGGCCAGCAG AGAAGCTCCTCTTCATACCACCCACCCCAACAGCCAGCCCAGGAGGTGCCAGACTACCTAGAAAGGGCATTTGACAGAAACCAAAATACATCCTACAATGAG catcCCTTTTCTGCTGAGATCTCAAGCAGCAGTGACTATCTACCAG GCCCGCAGCGCTCCCCGCCCGGTCCCAGGTCCCGTTTCTCTGTGCCCGCAGGCCCGCAGCGCTCCCCGCCCGGTCCCAGGTCCCGTTTCTCTGTGCCCGCAGGCCCGCAGCGCTCCCCGCCCGGTCCCAGGTCCCGTTTCTCTGTGCCCGCAGGCCCGCAGCGCTCCCCGCCCGGTCCCAGGTCCCGTTTCTCTGTGCCCGCAGGCCCGCAGCGCTCCCCGCCCGGTCCCAG GTCCCGTTTCTCTGTGCCCGCAGGCCCGGAGCTCTCCCcgcccggccgcagccccggcgcCCCCCGCGCCCTGGAGCTCGCCCTGCGCGCCCGGGCAGCGGCGCTGCGGGGGGACAGCGATGGATTCCAGCCCTGA
- the TMC5 gene encoding transmembrane channel-like protein 5 isoform X1, translating to MSYYHNEAFENPDYHFSETLEIDRRGSSQRNPFSHESPYDSSLHGSYGEHRGREQNYPVAIPMASLGPGSDYQDLPSTSPYGHFTDNLSFEPEPELTYTPHSTFHLLDYPYTHGTSSGSEDSFIRRRNRRPPDEILVASSSMSETQPGSSEEEDLIGSLASMSTKERIKAIQKMPETMRKKREIRNEVLKEITKKANHGAQPSCCTQCLQGAAVSFRRFGNSLSEHFHQLRVWHKTLKIIGAEFGTSVLSYFVFLTWLLNFNIFSFLINFSFITIPQFLAAEPNNLSFTGLELLTGAGYFQQTVLYYGFYTNATISKIENGPSYNMQLAYIFTVGIYFVICFLILLFSMAKFFSRNFINPQEISVNASKLLCTWDFNITNDKAVKLKQKNLCTQIKEGLTEINKEVLNFSAMERVIRVGVHLIAWVASLGIAVAACAGVYFLSMNNLELFMKGYRNDLESQAAMLVLPVVVSLLNTLIPFFFSWLGHLEKFQTPGQHIYVTITRNIILKMSIVGILCYYWLNIVAASESQCWETLVGQDLYRLVLVDFIFCLLGSFFGEFLRRIIGTTVCLNLGLPEFDIGRNVLDLIYAQTLTWIGILFSPLLPGIQMIAFFIVFFVKKVSLMRNCQPPCKVWRTSQMMTSFIFLLFCPSFLGVLSVIGVTVWRLKPSEGCGPFRGLSSMYAAVAEWIQVLENYTISKWVVWIYHNLITSELFFFILSSFVLIVTYLYWEIIQGRKTMTKLLRQQINNAGKDKMFLLKKLRVQQRASRSSSALGGRGQQRSSSSYHPPQQPAQEVPDYLERAFDRNQNTSYNEHPFSAEISSSSDYLPGPQRSPPGRRSRFSVPAGPELSPPGRRSRFSVPAGPQRSPPGPRSRFSVPAGPQRSPPGPRSRFSVPAGPQRSPPGPRSRFSVPAGPQRSPPGPRSRFSVPAGPQRSPPGPRSRFSVPAGPELSPPGRSPGAPRALELALRARAAALRGDSDGFQP from the exons ATGTCTTATTATCACAATGAAGCCTTTGAAAATCCAGACTACCACTTCTCAGAGACACTGGAAATTGATAGAAG GGGGAGTTCTCAAAGGAATCCATTCTCTCATGAAAGTCCTTATGATTCATCTCTGCATGGTTCCTATGGAGAAcacagagggagggagcagaacTACCCTGTGGCCATCCCCATGGCCTCCCTGGGACCTGGCTCTGACTACCAGGATTTACCCAGCACGAGTCCATATGGACATTTCACAG ACAACCTTTCCTTTGAGCCTGAGCCAGAACTGACTTACACCCCACATTCTACCTTCCATCTGCTGGATTATCCCTACACTCATGGAACTTCCAGTGGATCAGAAG ACAGCTTCATTCGGAGACGGAACCGCAGACCCCCTGATGAGATCCTCGTGGCTTCTTCCAGCATGTCTGAAACACAGCCAGGGAGCAGTGAAG AGGAAGATTTAATTGGAAGTCTTGCAAGTATGTCCACCAAAGAAAGGATTAAAGCAATCCAGAAGATGCCAGAGACaatgagaaaaaagagagagatcag AAATGAAGTTCttaaagaaataacaaaaaaagcaaaccatgGTGCTCAACCTTCCTGCTGTACACAGTgtctgcaaggagcagcagtg TCATTTCGACGATTTGGGAACAGCCTTTCAGAACATTTCCACCAACTGAGGGTTTGGCACAAGACTCTGAAGATCATTGGTGCTGAGTTTGGAACCAGTGTCCTTTCTTACTTCGTTTTCTTGACGTGGCTGCTGAATTTTAACATCTTCTCATTCCTCATAAACTTCAGTTTCATCACAATTCCTCAGTTTCTTGCAGCAGAACCAAATAACCTTTCATTCACgggcctggagctgctcactgGAGCT GGTTATTTTCAACAAACAGTGCTCTACTATGGCTTTTACACCAATGCTACAATCAGTAAAATAGAGAATGGTCCCTCTTACAACATGCAGCTGGCCTATATTTTTACTGTTGGAATATATTTTGTCATCTGTTTTCTTATCTTGTTGTTCAG CATGGCAAAATTCTTCTCCAGGAACTTCATTAACCCTCAGGAGATCTCTGTGAATGCCAGCAAGCTGCTCTGCACTTGGGATTTCAATATAACCAATGACAAAGCTGTGAAGCTGAAACAGAAGAATCTCTGCACACAAATAAAG GAAGGCCTCACTGAAATAAACAAAGAAGTTCTAAATTTTTCTGCAATGGAGAGAGTTATTCGTGTTGGTGTTCATCTCATTGCCTGGGTTGCTTCCCTGGGAATAGCAGTAGCTGCTTGTGCTGGTGTTTACTTCCTCTCCATGAATAACCTCGAG CTGTTTATGAAGGGATATAGAAATGACCTAGAGAGCCAAGCTGCCATGTTGGTGCTCCCTGTGGTTGTATCTCTCCTCAACACTTTGATCCCATTCTTCTTCTCCTGGCTTGGGCACCTGGAGAAGTTTCAGACTCCTGGACAGCACATATATGTCACTATTACCAG AAATATCATCCTGAAAATGTCAATTGTTGGAATACTGTGCTACTACTGGCTTAACATCGTGGCTGCCTCAGAATCACAG TGCTGGGAAACTTTGGTTGGCCAAGATCTCTATCGTCTTGTTCTAGTTGACTTCATCTTTTGTTTGCTGGGCTCTTTCTTTGGAGAGTTTTTACGAAG AATTATTGGAACTACAGTCTGCCTGAACCTGGGGCTGCCAGAATTTGATATTGGACGAAATGTTTTAGATTTGATCTATGCACAGACTTTGACCTG GATTGGTATCCTGTTCTCACCTCTGTTGCCTGGTATCCAGATGATAGCATTTTTTATAgtattttttgtgaaaaag GTCAGTCTGATGAGGAATTGCCAGCCCCCTTGCAAGGTCTGGAGAACTTCTCAGATGATGACATCcttcattttcctcctgttttgtccttccttccttggaGTCCTGTCTGTCATTGGAGTCACTGTCTGGAG GTTAAAGCCTTCAGAAGGATGTGGTCCTTTCAGAGGTTTGTCTTCCATGTATGCTGCAGTTGCTGAGTGGATACAAGTACTGGAAAATTACACTATCTCAAAATGGGTTGTGTGGATCTACCATAACTTAATTACAAGTGaacttttcttcttcatcctctCTAGTTTTGTACT aatTGTTACTTATCTTTACTGGGAAATAATACAAGGAAGAAAGACCATGACCAAACTCTTACGTCAGCAAATTAATAAT GCAGGGAAAGATAAGATGTTTCTACTCAAAAAGCTGCGGGTACAGCAAAGGGCAAGTCGAAGCTCCTCTGCACTGGGAGGAAGAGGCCAGCAG AGAAGCTCCTCTTCATACCACCCACCCCAACAGCCAGCCCAGGAGGTGCCAGACTACCTAGAAAGGGCATTTGACAGAAACCAAAATACATCCTACAATGAG catcCCTTTTCTGCTGAGATCTCAAGCAGCAGTGACTATCTACCAG GCCCGCAGCGCTCCCCGCCCGGCCGCAGGTCCCGTTTCTCTGTGCCCGCAGGCCCGGAGCTCTCCCCGCCCGGCCGCAGGTCCCGTTTCTCTGTGCCCGCAGGCCCGCAGCGCTCCCCGCCCGGTCCCAGGTCCCGTTTCTCTGTGCCCGCAGGCCCGCAGCGCTCCCCGCCCGGTCCCAGGTCCCGTTTCTCTGTGCCCGCAGGCCCGCAGCGCTCCCCGCCCGGTCCCAGGTCCCGTTTCTCTGTGCCCGCAGGCCCGCAGCGCTCCCCGCCCGGTCCCAGGTCCCGTTTCTCTGTGCCCGCAGGCCCGCAGCGCTCCCCGCCCGGTCCCAG GTCCCGTTTCTCTGTGCCCGCAGGCCCGGAGCTCTCCCcgcccggccgcagccccggcgcCCCCCGCGCCCTGGAGCTCGCCCTGCGCGCCCGGGCAGCGGCGCTGCGGGGGGACAGCGATGGATTCCAGCCCTGA
- the TMC5 gene encoding transmembrane channel-like protein 5 isoform X6 has translation MSYYHNEAFENPDYHFSETLEIDRRGSSQRNPFSHESPYDSSLHGSYGEHRGREQNYPVAIPMASLGPGSDYQDLPSTSPYGHFTDNLSFEPEPELTYTPHSTFHLLDYPYTHGTSSGSEDSFIRRRNRRPPDEILVASSSMSETQPGSSEEEDLIGSLASMSTKERIKAIQKMPETMRKKREIRNEVLKEITKKANHGAQPSCCTQCLQGAAVSFRRFGNSLSEHFHQLRVWHKTLKIIGAEFGTSVLSYFVFLTWLLNFNIFSFLINFSFITIPQFLAAEPNNLSFTGLELLTGAGYFQQTVLYYGFYTNATISKIENGPSYNMQLAYIFTVGIYFVICFLILLFSMAKFFSRNFINPQEISVNASKLLCTWDFNITNDKAVKLKQKNLCTQIKEGLTEINKEVLNFSAMERVIRVGVHLIAWVASLGIAVAACAGVYFLSMNNLELFMKGYRNDLESQAAMLVLPVVVSLLNTLIPFFFSWLGHLEKFQTPGQHIYVTITRNIILKMSIVGILCYYWLNIVAASESQCWETLVGQDLYRLVLVDFIFCLLGSFFGEFLRRIIGTTVCLNLGLPEFDIGRNVLDLIYAQTLTWIGILFSPLLPGIQMIAFFIVFFVKKVSLMRNCQPPCKVWRTSQMMTSFIFLLFCPSFLGVLSVIGVTVWRLKPSEGCGPFRGLSSMYAAVAEWIQVLENYTISKWVVWIYHNLITSELFFFILSSFVLIVTYLYWEIIQGRKTMTKLLRQQINNAGKDKMFLLKKLRVQQRASRSSSALGGRGQQRSSSSYHPPQQPAQEVPDYLERAFDRNQNTSYNEHPFSAEISSSSDYLPGPQRSPPGRSPGAPRALELALRARAAALRGDSDGFQP, from the exons ATGTCTTATTATCACAATGAAGCCTTTGAAAATCCAGACTACCACTTCTCAGAGACACTGGAAATTGATAGAAG GGGGAGTTCTCAAAGGAATCCATTCTCTCATGAAAGTCCTTATGATTCATCTCTGCATGGTTCCTATGGAGAAcacagagggagggagcagaacTACCCTGTGGCCATCCCCATGGCCTCCCTGGGACCTGGCTCTGACTACCAGGATTTACCCAGCACGAGTCCATATGGACATTTCACAG ACAACCTTTCCTTTGAGCCTGAGCCAGAACTGACTTACACCCCACATTCTACCTTCCATCTGCTGGATTATCCCTACACTCATGGAACTTCCAGTGGATCAGAAG ACAGCTTCATTCGGAGACGGAACCGCAGACCCCCTGATGAGATCCTCGTGGCTTCTTCCAGCATGTCTGAAACACAGCCAGGGAGCAGTGAAG AGGAAGATTTAATTGGAAGTCTTGCAAGTATGTCCACCAAAGAAAGGATTAAAGCAATCCAGAAGATGCCAGAGACaatgagaaaaaagagagagatcag AAATGAAGTTCttaaagaaataacaaaaaaagcaaaccatgGTGCTCAACCTTCCTGCTGTACACAGTgtctgcaaggagcagcagtg TCATTTCGACGATTTGGGAACAGCCTTTCAGAACATTTCCACCAACTGAGGGTTTGGCACAAGACTCTGAAGATCATTGGTGCTGAGTTTGGAACCAGTGTCCTTTCTTACTTCGTTTTCTTGACGTGGCTGCTGAATTTTAACATCTTCTCATTCCTCATAAACTTCAGTTTCATCACAATTCCTCAGTTTCTTGCAGCAGAACCAAATAACCTTTCATTCACgggcctggagctgctcactgGAGCT GGTTATTTTCAACAAACAGTGCTCTACTATGGCTTTTACACCAATGCTACAATCAGTAAAATAGAGAATGGTCCCTCTTACAACATGCAGCTGGCCTATATTTTTACTGTTGGAATATATTTTGTCATCTGTTTTCTTATCTTGTTGTTCAG CATGGCAAAATTCTTCTCCAGGAACTTCATTAACCCTCAGGAGATCTCTGTGAATGCCAGCAAGCTGCTCTGCACTTGGGATTTCAATATAACCAATGACAAAGCTGTGAAGCTGAAACAGAAGAATCTCTGCACACAAATAAAG GAAGGCCTCACTGAAATAAACAAAGAAGTTCTAAATTTTTCTGCAATGGAGAGAGTTATTCGTGTTGGTGTTCATCTCATTGCCTGGGTTGCTTCCCTGGGAATAGCAGTAGCTGCTTGTGCTGGTGTTTACTTCCTCTCCATGAATAACCTCGAG CTGTTTATGAAGGGATATAGAAATGACCTAGAGAGCCAAGCTGCCATGTTGGTGCTCCCTGTGGTTGTATCTCTCCTCAACACTTTGATCCCATTCTTCTTCTCCTGGCTTGGGCACCTGGAGAAGTTTCAGACTCCTGGACAGCACATATATGTCACTATTACCAG AAATATCATCCTGAAAATGTCAATTGTTGGAATACTGTGCTACTACTGGCTTAACATCGTGGCTGCCTCAGAATCACAG TGCTGGGAAACTTTGGTTGGCCAAGATCTCTATCGTCTTGTTCTAGTTGACTTCATCTTTTGTTTGCTGGGCTCTTTCTTTGGAGAGTTTTTACGAAG AATTATTGGAACTACAGTCTGCCTGAACCTGGGGCTGCCAGAATTTGATATTGGACGAAATGTTTTAGATTTGATCTATGCACAGACTTTGACCTG GATTGGTATCCTGTTCTCACCTCTGTTGCCTGGTATCCAGATGATAGCATTTTTTATAgtattttttgtgaaaaag GTCAGTCTGATGAGGAATTGCCAGCCCCCTTGCAAGGTCTGGAGAACTTCTCAGATGATGACATCcttcattttcctcctgttttgtccttccttccttggaGTCCTGTCTGTCATTGGAGTCACTGTCTGGAG GTTAAAGCCTTCAGAAGGATGTGGTCCTTTCAGAGGTTTGTCTTCCATGTATGCTGCAGTTGCTGAGTGGATACAAGTACTGGAAAATTACACTATCTCAAAATGGGTTGTGTGGATCTACCATAACTTAATTACAAGTGaacttttcttcttcatcctctCTAGTTTTGTACT aatTGTTACTTATCTTTACTGGGAAATAATACAAGGAAGAAAGACCATGACCAAACTCTTACGTCAGCAAATTAATAAT GCAGGGAAAGATAAGATGTTTCTACTCAAAAAGCTGCGGGTACAGCAAAGGGCAAGTCGAAGCTCCTCTGCACTGGGAGGAAGAGGCCAGCAG AGAAGCTCCTCTTCATACCACCCACCCCAACAGCCAGCCCAGGAGGTGCCAGACTACCTAGAAAGGGCATTTGACAGAAACCAAAATACATCCTACAATGAG catcCCTTTTCTGCTGAGATCTCAAGCAGCAGTGACTATCTACCAG GCCCGCAGCGCTCCCCGCCCGGCCGCAG ccccggcgcCCCCCGCGCCCTGGAGCTCGCCCTGCGCGCCCGGGCAGCGGCGCTGCGGGGGGACAGCGATGGATTCCAGCCCTGA
- the TMC5 gene encoding transmembrane channel-like protein 5 isoform X5 — protein sequence MSYYHNEAFENPDYHFSETLEIDRRGSSQRNPFSHESPYDSSLHGSYGEHRGREQNYPVAIPMASLGPGSDYQDLPSTSPYGHFTDNLSFEPEPELTYTPHSTFHLLDYPYTHGTSSGSEDSFIRRRNRRPPDEILVASSSMSETQPGSSEEEDLIGSLASMSTKERIKAIQKMPETMRKKREIRNEVLKEITKKANHGAQPSCCTQCLQGAAVSFRRFGNSLSEHFHQLRVWHKTLKIIGAEFGTSVLSYFVFLTWLLNFNIFSFLINFSFITIPQFLAAEPNNLSFTGLELLTGAGYFQQTVLYYGFYTNATISKIENGPSYNMQLAYIFTVGIYFVICFLILLFSMAKFFSRNFINPQEISVNASKLLCTWDFNITNDKAVKLKQKNLCTQIKEGLTEINKEVLNFSAMERVIRVGVHLIAWVASLGIAVAACAGVYFLSMNNLELFMKGYRNDLESQAAMLVLPVVVSLLNTLIPFFFSWLGHLEKFQTPGQHIYVTITRNIILKMSIVGILCYYWLNIVAASESQCWETLVGQDLYRLVLVDFIFCLLGSFFGEFLRRIIGTTVCLNLGLPEFDIGRNVLDLIYAQTLTWIGILFSPLLPGIQMIAFFIVFFVKKVSLMRNCQPPCKVWRTSQMMTSFIFLLFCPSFLGVLSVIGVTVWRLKPSEGCGPFRGLSSMYAAVAEWIQVLENYTISKWVVWIYHNLITSELFFFILSSFVLIVTYLYWEIIQGRKTMTKLLRQQINNAGKDKMFLLKKLRVQQRASRSSSALGGRGQQRSSSSYHPPQQPAQEVPDYLERAFDRNQNTSYNEHPFSAEISSSSDYLPGPELSPPGRSPGAPRALELALRARAAALRGDSDGFQP from the exons ATGTCTTATTATCACAATGAAGCCTTTGAAAATCCAGACTACCACTTCTCAGAGACACTGGAAATTGATAGAAG GGGGAGTTCTCAAAGGAATCCATTCTCTCATGAAAGTCCTTATGATTCATCTCTGCATGGTTCCTATGGAGAAcacagagggagggagcagaacTACCCTGTGGCCATCCCCATGGCCTCCCTGGGACCTGGCTCTGACTACCAGGATTTACCCAGCACGAGTCCATATGGACATTTCACAG ACAACCTTTCCTTTGAGCCTGAGCCAGAACTGACTTACACCCCACATTCTACCTTCCATCTGCTGGATTATCCCTACACTCATGGAACTTCCAGTGGATCAGAAG ACAGCTTCATTCGGAGACGGAACCGCAGACCCCCTGATGAGATCCTCGTGGCTTCTTCCAGCATGTCTGAAACACAGCCAGGGAGCAGTGAAG AGGAAGATTTAATTGGAAGTCTTGCAAGTATGTCCACCAAAGAAAGGATTAAAGCAATCCAGAAGATGCCAGAGACaatgagaaaaaagagagagatcag AAATGAAGTTCttaaagaaataacaaaaaaagcaaaccatgGTGCTCAACCTTCCTGCTGTACACAGTgtctgcaaggagcagcagtg TCATTTCGACGATTTGGGAACAGCCTTTCAGAACATTTCCACCAACTGAGGGTTTGGCACAAGACTCTGAAGATCATTGGTGCTGAGTTTGGAACCAGTGTCCTTTCTTACTTCGTTTTCTTGACGTGGCTGCTGAATTTTAACATCTTCTCATTCCTCATAAACTTCAGTTTCATCACAATTCCTCAGTTTCTTGCAGCAGAACCAAATAACCTTTCATTCACgggcctggagctgctcactgGAGCT GGTTATTTTCAACAAACAGTGCTCTACTATGGCTTTTACACCAATGCTACAATCAGTAAAATAGAGAATGGTCCCTCTTACAACATGCAGCTGGCCTATATTTTTACTGTTGGAATATATTTTGTCATCTGTTTTCTTATCTTGTTGTTCAG CATGGCAAAATTCTTCTCCAGGAACTTCATTAACCCTCAGGAGATCTCTGTGAATGCCAGCAAGCTGCTCTGCACTTGGGATTTCAATATAACCAATGACAAAGCTGTGAAGCTGAAACAGAAGAATCTCTGCACACAAATAAAG GAAGGCCTCACTGAAATAAACAAAGAAGTTCTAAATTTTTCTGCAATGGAGAGAGTTATTCGTGTTGGTGTTCATCTCATTGCCTGGGTTGCTTCCCTGGGAATAGCAGTAGCTGCTTGTGCTGGTGTTTACTTCCTCTCCATGAATAACCTCGAG CTGTTTATGAAGGGATATAGAAATGACCTAGAGAGCCAAGCTGCCATGTTGGTGCTCCCTGTGGTTGTATCTCTCCTCAACACTTTGATCCCATTCTTCTTCTCCTGGCTTGGGCACCTGGAGAAGTTTCAGACTCCTGGACAGCACATATATGTCACTATTACCAG AAATATCATCCTGAAAATGTCAATTGTTGGAATACTGTGCTACTACTGGCTTAACATCGTGGCTGCCTCAGAATCACAG TGCTGGGAAACTTTGGTTGGCCAAGATCTCTATCGTCTTGTTCTAGTTGACTTCATCTTTTGTTTGCTGGGCTCTTTCTTTGGAGAGTTTTTACGAAG AATTATTGGAACTACAGTCTGCCTGAACCTGGGGCTGCCAGAATTTGATATTGGACGAAATGTTTTAGATTTGATCTATGCACAGACTTTGACCTG GATTGGTATCCTGTTCTCACCTCTGTTGCCTGGTATCCAGATGATAGCATTTTTTATAgtattttttgtgaaaaag GTCAGTCTGATGAGGAATTGCCAGCCCCCTTGCAAGGTCTGGAGAACTTCTCAGATGATGACATCcttcattttcctcctgttttgtccttccttccttggaGTCCTGTCTGTCATTGGAGTCACTGTCTGGAG GTTAAAGCCTTCAGAAGGATGTGGTCCTTTCAGAGGTTTGTCTTCCATGTATGCTGCAGTTGCTGAGTGGATACAAGTACTGGAAAATTACACTATCTCAAAATGGGTTGTGTGGATCTACCATAACTTAATTACAAGTGaacttttcttcttcatcctctCTAGTTTTGTACT aatTGTTACTTATCTTTACTGGGAAATAATACAAGGAAGAAAGACCATGACCAAACTCTTACGTCAGCAAATTAATAAT GCAGGGAAAGATAAGATGTTTCTACTCAAAAAGCTGCGGGTACAGCAAAGGGCAAGTCGAAGCTCCTCTGCACTGGGAGGAAGAGGCCAGCAG AGAAGCTCCTCTTCATACCACCCACCCCAACAGCCAGCCCAGGAGGTGCCAGACTACCTAGAAAGGGCATTTGACAGAAACCAAAATACATCCTACAATGAG catcCCTTTTCTGCTGAGATCTCAAGCAGCAGTGACTATCTACCAG GCCCGGAGCTCTCCCcgcccggccgcagccccggcgcCCCCCGCGCCCTGGAGCTCGCCCTGCGCGCCCGGGCAGCGGCGCTGCGGGGGGACAGCGATGGATTCCAGCCCTGA